One Cuculus canorus isolate bCucCan1 chromosome 2, bCucCan1.pri, whole genome shotgun sequence genomic region harbors:
- the TMEM70 gene encoding transmembrane protein 70, mitochondrial, which produces MGLSGRRHLPRSWRSRDAGLNCVGVRLLSRRPGVLHERNDSRILGEAPDKLTAPRRRTGAPWRRQDPFRSGTKARGRGGCCWVAPPHAVRAPALGGGAAMPLPLLLRAAACRRAAASAWLRGAAHHGGTAVCRRRASLPAAAGPQQVTSFQGVAVRSLCTSSPHDHPEHGRLVYKGNLAKAVLGVRFFSYSTSIFNLFMMPYIVLKTGIGFESLFIQAAFYGLIGFFTFVTPVTLHILTKGYVIRLYYKDEMDTYTAITYNAILAEKATVFHQKDVKIPDITKMFTTFYAKTKSMLVNPTLFPNPQDYHHLMGYDKSFYFNLEEGKEVGEKK; this is translated from the exons ATGGGCTTGTCCGGGCGGCGGCACCTGCCTCGGAGCTGGCGAAGCCGGGACGCGGGTCTTAATTGTGTGGGCGTACGCCTTCTATCTCGCCGCCCCGGTGTTCTCCACGAACGCAACGATAGCCGCATCCTTGGGGAAGCGCCCGACAAACTCACGGCGCCGCGCCGCCGGACGGGGGCGCCATGGAGGCGGCAGGATCCTTTCCGAAGCGGAACCAAAGCGCGAGGCCGcgggggctgctgctgggttgCACCACCCCACGCTGTTCGGGCCCCAgcgctgggggggggggccgcCATgccgctgccgctgctgctgcgCGCCGCCGCCTGCCGCCGCGCCGCTGCCTCCGCCTGGCTGCGGGGCGCCGCCCACCACGGGGGCACGGCCGTCTGCCGCCGCCGGGCATCGCTGCCCGCCGCCGCGGGGCCACAGCAG GTTACATCTTTTCAAGGAGTGGCTGTTCGCAGTCTCTGCACATCCTCCCCTCATGATCACCCAGAACATGGAAGATTAGTTTATAAAGGAAATTTGGCAAAGGCAGTGTTAG GTGTGAGGTTTTTCTCTTACTCCACCAGCATATTCAACCTGTTCATGATGCCTTACATCGTGCTCAAAACTGGTATTGGATTTGAAAGCCTGTTCATACAAGCTGCCTTTTATGGGTTGATAGGGTTTTTTACATTCGTAACACCGGTTACTTTGCATATCCTTACAAAAGGCTATGTGATTCGACTCTATTACAAAGATGAAATGGACACATATACAGCCATTACATACAATGCCATCTTGGCAGAAAAAGCGACTGTTTTCCATCAGAAAGATGTAAAGATTCCAGACATCACCAAGATGTTTACAACATTTTATGCTAAAACAAAATCAATGCTTGTTAATCCTACGCTTTTCCCCAATCCTCAGGATTATCACCATCTCATGGGCTATGAcaaatccttttattttaacttagaggagggaaaggaagttggtgaaaagaaataa
- the ELOC gene encoding elongin-C, which yields MDGEEKTYGGCEGPDAMYVKLISSDGHEFIVKREHALTSGTIKAMLSGPGQFAENETNEVNFREIPSHVLSKVCMYFTYKVRYTNSSTEIPEFPIAPEIALELLMAANFLDC from the exons ATGG atggagaagagaaaacatatgGTGGGTGTGAGGGCCCAGATGCTATGTATGTGAAGTTAATATCCTCCGATGGCCATGAGTTCATTGTAAAAAGAGAGCATGCATTAACATCAGGAACAATAAAAGCTATGTTGAGTGGACCAG gacagtttgcagaaaatgaaacaaatgagGTGAATTTTAGAGAGATCCCATCCCATGTCCTATCCAAAGTATGCATGTATTTCACCTACAAGGTCCGTTATACTAACAGCTCTACGGAGATTCCTGAATTCCCAATTGCACCTGAAATTGCACTGGAACTTCTGATGGCTGCAAATTTCTTAgattgttaa